In Synergistaceae bacterium, the sequence GATAACAGCTCTCCCAAAACAGCGACTGCACCAAGCACATCGCCATTAACTCCACCAAGCTTTTTGTTCATGTGCACAGCTAAAAAATAGGAGGAGATTGAGGCTAAAAACATTGAAATAAGCCAAGAGAGCGGAGCAATGGGCATGAAAAAAAGAGAACAGATAAAGGAGAGAAAAATGTCATATCCCTCAAACCCATCCACCCATCCTTTTGCCAGGCCTTTTTCCCAGGGATATTCACCTTTTAAGGCTGCGACACACATTGCAAATCTTCCTGTTGAAGCGGCAACCATCAGTGCGGCTATTTTTTGCGTGTTTGGCACGGAAGCAAGCAAGGTTGTCCAAAGAGCTAGTGCTAAAATTAATCCGATAACCCCATAAGAGCCGAGACAGCTGTCTTTTATCACAGAGCGAAGCTCTTCTTTGCTTCTTCCAGAACCCAACCCGTCCCAAAGATCACTCCAGCCGTCAAGATGCATAGCCCAGCCTGAAAGAACATAAAATGCTGCTCCAATCCACGCTGCAGGAAGATTTCCGATACGTAAAAGGGAAAAAAAGAGAACAATCATGGCTGTTAGCATGCCAATTATGCCTCCGACAATCGGAGAAAGAACGAGCGCATCTTTGCCTTGAATATTTTCTTCCGGCCAAAAACGTTTAGGTAGGGGAATACGTGTTAATAAAGTCCATATAACCACAAAGCGAGACAAGAAATTAAAAGAAAAGCGAGTATTGCGAATTTCGCTCTCTAATTTGCTCATATAAGCTTCAAAAGTTTTTTTCATCTATTATTTACACCTCATTTAAATCATATTGTTTGTAAAGACTAATATTATAAGGCCTCTTTTCCTTTTATCCAAAGAGGACAGCCCGCAACGACTAGTGCAACATTGTCTGCTTTCGATGCCACGAGCTGATTTATTCTTCCTTGAAGGTCGCGGAATCTTCTGCCCATTATATAAGGTGGAACAAGACCAAAGCCAACTTCATTGCTTACTATGATTAGGTGAGTGTTCCCTTTAGGTGCATTGCACAATTTTTCAGTAAGGGTTCTGATCTCTTCCTCTCTCTTGAGCCAGCTTTCTTCATCACCTTTTTCAGAAAGATCGTTTTCTAGAAAAAATCGAGTTAACC encodes:
- a CDS encoding adenosylcobinamide-GDP ribazoletransferase, with product MKKTFEAYMSKLESEIRNTRFSFNFLSRFVVIWTLLTRIPLPKRFWPEENIQGKDALVLSPIVGGIIGMLTAMIVLFFSLLRIGNLPAAWIGAAFYVLSGWAMHLDGWSDLWDGLGSGRSKEELRSVIKDSCLGSYGVIGLILALALWTTLLASVPNTQKIAALMVAASTGRFAMCVAALKGEYPWEKGLAKGWVDGFEGYDIFLSFICSLFFMPIAPLSWLISMFLASISSYFLAVHMNKKLGGVNGDVLGAVAVLGELLSLLVFAL
- the cobU gene encoding bifunctional adenosylcobinamide kinase/adenosylcobinamide-phosphate guanylyltransferase, which codes for MNPRITLILGGARSGKSSFAELLALKSNDKVTYLATAETKDSEMLKRVEIHKKRRPQEWDTWEGDLTTLPSVIASLSGVLLLDCLTMWLTRFFLENDLSEKGDEESWLKREEEIRTLTEKLCNAPKGNTHLIIVSNEVGFGLVPPYIMGRRFRDLQGRINQLVASKADNVALVVAGCPLWIKGKEAL